TTCATAAAGAAAAAGACGAGAGCCGGAACGGTTCGTCTTTTTACTAGTCGTTATACAGGATAGAAAAAATTATGGAACAATTACTAAAACTTGCCCTGTCGCAATACTGTCGGATGATAAATTGTTGGCAGCTTTTATTTTATTAACATATTCAGGACCACCATTACCGTAGTACTTTAATGCAATGCGGTATAAATTGTCAGTCGATTGTACAGTATGCGTTTTTTGCTGTGCTTGAGCAGCTTTTTTCTTCGCTTCCTGCTCTTTCGCTTTAGCCGCCGCTGCCTTCTGTGCTTGTTCCGCCTTTTTTATTTCCGCTGCTTCTTTTTCCGCTTTTTCTTTTGCGATTTTTGCTTCCGCCTTTTTCGCTTCTTCAGCAGCTTTTTCCGCTTTAGCTTTAGCCTCATCCACTTCGGCCGTATTGTCATCATTTGTTTCTTCTTTTTCTTCGTCATCGTTAGTAGCAGATGGCTGTGTTTTCGGATCCTGTTTTTGAATCTCCACTACTAAGTCGTCCTTCTTATCCGCATTTACGTTTTCACTTGCAGATGTATTCGGTTCATAGATCAACCACACATAAGCTAAAATAACTAATGGAATAAAAATTAAGACAACTGTTAAAACCGTCATAATCGGGTTTGTTTGTTTTTTTCCGTTTTTCTTTCGATGTCGGCTAACACGTGACATTTTTGTACCTGACTCGTTATGTAGGTCAATCTCTTGACGATGCTCCTCTACCTTCTCCCGGTAATCTTCTTTTGTCATGGCCTGCACCCCTCCAACTACTAAAAATTATAACTTTATTATGACCAATTTCTACATAAAAGTAAACGGTTCGATAGTAGATTAAGAGTTTATTAACAATATTTTCTTGAGACGGTGTTGCCAATTTGTCATTTTAATCATAGTTTTTGAAATATCTCTCTCTTCAACAAGTTGAGACAGGTCGATCCCACAGTTGGAACAACAATTTTCCTGCTGCTCTGTTAATTGCTGACCAAAGTACTGAACTACTTGCTTTCGCATACAATCCGAATGTTCAATAAGCTTTAATACAAGTCGGACTTCTTCAAATTTCTTAATCTGTAAATTCAGCATCCGGCTCTTTACTTCCTCGGCTGATTCACGTGCCAGCCAATAACTTAAAACACGGAAAACCACTTCTGACATTTCTCCGTTTGCAAGTAATGACTGCGGCTGCTCCCCGGCTGCTATCACTTCTGCGAATCGGTCAACATGTATATTTTTAGGCAAATCTTCTGAAGCGATAAACTTTGCAAATTGCTCATCACCATCACAATATAACAAAAAGGCTACAGCTTTCTTGCCATCGCGACCTGCCCGCCCAATTTCCTGCATATAATTCGACAACGTTGCAGGCATTGTTTCATGAATGACTTGACGGACGTTCTCTTTATGGACACCCATACCAAATGCATTTGTCGCAACAATCCATTCAAGCTGACCCGCTAAAAATTGCTGCTGTATAAACTGACGGTCCTGCGCTTCCTTCCCGGCATGATAAGCAGCCGCCGAAATATTTTGCTGTAGAAGCTGTAAACTGATCGCCTCTGCTTTTGACCGGGATTGTGTATAAATTATGCCCGGGCCGGCTGTATTTTTAACATGTTCAATAATCCATTCCATCTTTTCCTCACGCTCTGAGAACAGTTTTTTTACTAGATGAATATTTTCCCTGTTTACATCATGCATATAGTGAAAAGGTGAATTCATTTTTAAATAAGACTGGATATCTGCCAAAACCGTATCTGTTGCTGTCGCTGATAACGCAAGGATTGGCGGACGCTTCGATTCCGATAATATTTCGCCAATCCGTAAATAGTCCGGACGAAAATCAAATCCCCACTGTGAAATGCAATGTGCTTCATCCGCAACAATTAATGAAAGTTCCATTCCTTGGATTCTCGCCTTTACTTGAGGCTGCAACAGCATTTCAGGAGATACGAAAATAAATCGGTATTCTTCCAAATAGTGTAGGGCATACCTTTTCTGGTCTGGAGTTAAAAAGGAATTCAATGCCACAACCCGCTTTTCCCCCATTTGCTTTAACTGATCGACCTGGTCTTGCATGAGCGATAAAAGCGGCGACACAATAAGGACCGGTTTTTGAAATAAATAGCCCGGCAGCTGGTAACAAAGGGATTTCCCCATCCCGGTTGGTAAAATGGCAACAACATCTTTACCAGCAATAATATTGTTAATGATCTCTTCTTGTCCTGGACGGAATGCATCATAGCCGAAATATCGCTTTAAGGCACTTTGTAAATTCATGTTGGTGTCGCTCCTTTCGCCAGCGTTAGCCGAAGTTGGAAATAGCTTAGCTGCGGCAGTAGTTCCTTCAACGTTTTTAATCGTTTCGTGTCATAACCTTCAACTGCAGCCAGAATTTGTTTCTGTTCTTCACTTGTTACAAATGGCTCAATCGAAAAGTTCGGTTCATTCATTGCAAGTTCGACAATATGATCTTCAATCGTACTCATTTTCAATCGACGAATATGACTGATTTCTTCCAATGTTCTCCCCGCTCTATATAACTGGGCGGTTGAGTTTGTCGAAGCAGTCAACACTACTTCTACACGTATATTTTGCATAATTTCATTTAATATCGGGTATTGTGTTTTTTCACGGTACAATTCGTTCAACCAAGTATGCAATGCGCTTATGTAGTGCAGTTGAACATCCATTTCCTGCATATTATAGCCAAATGCAAGTTGCTGCCAAGTAAATCCCGGTTCATTATAGCCGGTTAATCGATACATGAGTATATCTTTCATGTTTTCTTCAATTGCAATTTCGGATAAGCTTGCCGTCATTTCTGTGTAAATTGCTTGTTGCAGCAAGCCGTTCTGATAATGGTGACGCACTAAAAATTGACGTACCCATTGCTGTGTCTGTTCATTTCTTTCTATCGGTATAAATGCTTTTTTATGATGGAGCTGATGTGACAGACTTTGAATAATAAGCGAAAGCCTGCCGAAAAACATATGTTCATTGCCACGGTAATGCCAGCCATCAAAAGAAAGAGGCAAAGGTTGTGAAGCAAGCTGTTTTCCTTTGTCCGTCATTGTATAAAAACCGTTTT
This window of the Solibacillus isronensis genome carries:
- a CDS encoding LysM peptidoglycan-binding domain-containing protein, with amino-acid sequence MTKEDYREKVEEHRQEIDLHNESGTKMSRVSRHRKKNGKKQTNPIMTVLTVVLIFIPLVILAYVWLIYEPNTSASENVNADKKDDLVVEIQKQDPKTQPSATNDDEEKEETNDDNTAEVDEAKAKAEKAAEEAKKAEAKIAKEKAEKEAAEIKKAEQAQKAAAAKAKEQEAKKKAAQAQQKTHTVQSTDNLYRIALKYYGNGGPEYVNKIKAANNLSSDSIATGQVLVIVP
- a CDS encoding RecQ family ATP-dependent DNA helicase, whose protein sequence is MNLQSALKRYFGYDAFRPGQEEIINNIIAGKDVVAILPTGMGKSLCYQLPGYLFQKPVLIVSPLLSLMQDQVDQLKQMGEKRVVALNSFLTPDQKRYALHYLEEYRFIFVSPEMLLQPQVKARIQGMELSLIVADEAHCISQWGFDFRPDYLRIGEILSESKRPPILALSATATDTVLADIQSYLKMNSPFHYMHDVNRENIHLVKKLFSEREEKMEWIIEHVKNTAGPGIIYTQSRSKAEAISLQLLQQNISAAAYHAGKEAQDRQFIQQQFLAGQLEWIVATNAFGMGVHKENVRQVIHETMPATLSNYMQEIGRAGRDGKKAVAFLLYCDGDEQFAKFIASEDLPKNIHVDRFAEVIAAGEQPQSLLANGEMSEVVFRVLSYWLARESAEEVKSRMLNLQIKKFEEVRLVLKLIEHSDCMRKQVVQYFGQQLTEQQENCCSNCGIDLSQLVEERDISKTMIKMTNWQHRLKKILLINS
- a CDS encoding helix-turn-helix domain-containing protein, encoding MLVQQILLKILHTFQQERTVSAAYHLLKGKRSGQTIHDVGLFNLYSYFGLLPKLARHKFDEQIDLMFAKSIIIIEENGFYTMTDKGKQLASQPLPLSFDGWHYRGNEHMFFGRLSLIIQSLSHQLHHKKAFIPIERNEQTQQWVRQFLVRHHYQNGLLQQAIYTEMTASLSEIAIEENMKDILMYRLTGYNEPGFTWQQLAFGYNMQEMDVQLHYISALHTWLNELYREKTQYPILNEIMQNIRVEVVLTASTNSTAQLYRAGRTLEEISHIRRLKMSTIEDHIVELAMNEPNFSIEPFVTSEEQKQILAAVEGYDTKRLKTLKELLPQLSYFQLRLTLAKGATPT